A part of Anabas testudineus chromosome 9, fAnaTes1.2, whole genome shotgun sequence genomic DNA contains:
- the zgc:101858 gene encoding SDR_c11 domain-containing protein, translated as MSSADAFKVSSLKGKVTLITGASSGIGAGTSVLFARLGALLALNGRDVEKLKTVAKQCSECGAAEPLLVPGDLTDEETVKKTVEETIAHYGRLDVLVNSAGILAMGSIETTDLAQYDKVMNINVRSLYHLTQLCVPHLIETKGSIVNVSSVNGQRSFPGVLAYCMSKSAVDQFTRCIALELASKEVRVNSVCPGVIITDVHKRAGLDEEQYAQFLAKCKQTHALGRPGEVEEVAHSIAFLASDAASFITGVNLPIDGGRHAMCPR; from the exons ATGTCCTCAGCTGATGCATTTAAA GTGTCGTCCCTGAAGGGGAAAGTGACCCTGATAACCGGTGCCAGCTCGGGCATCGGGGCCGGTACGAGCGTCCTGTTCGCCAGACTCGGAGCTCTGCTGGCTCTGAACGGACGCGACGTGGAAAAGCTGAAGACAGTGGCCAAACAGTGCAGCGAGTGTGGAGCTGCTGAG CCCTTGCTCGTTCCTGGAGACCTGACAGATGAGGAAACGGTGAAGAAGACGGTGGAGGAAACCATCGCTCACTATGGCCGGCTGGATGTCCTGGTTAACAGTGCTGGTATCCTGGCAATGGGCAGCATTGAGACAACAGATCTGGCTCAATATGACAAGGTCATGAACATCAATGTCAG ATCTTTATACCACCTAACTCAACTTTGTGTGCCCCATCTGATCGAGACCAAAGGCTCTATTGTTAATGTCTCCAGTGTCAATGGGCAGAGATCA TTCCCTGGCGTTCTGGCCTATTGCATGTCCAAGTCTGCAGTTGACCAGTTCACACGCTGTATAGCACTTG AGCTGGCATCAAAAGAAGTCAGAGTGAACTCTGTGTG CCCGGGTGTGATCATCACAGATGTCCACAAGAGAGCAGGACTAGATGAGGAGCAGTATGctcag TTTCTTGCAAAGTGTAAGCAGACCCACGCCCTAGGTCGACCAGGTGAAGTGGAGGAAGTGGCCCATAGCATTGCCTTCTTGGCATCTGATGCTGCTAGCTTTATTACTGGAGTCAATCTGCCTATCGATGGAGGTCGCCATGCCATGTGCCCAAGATAA
- the ppil3 gene encoding peptidyl-prolyl cis-trans isomerase-like 3 isoform X2 produces MAVTLHTDLGELKIELFCERTPRACENFLALCAGGFYNGCTFHRNIKGFIVQTGDPTGTGKGGTSIWGRKFEDEFSEHLKHNVRGVVSMANNGPNSNGSQFFFTYGKQPHLDMKYTVFGKIIDGLETLDELEKLPVNEKTFQPLTETRIKDVTIHANPFAG; encoded by the exons ATG GCTGTTACCCTTCATACAGATCTAGGAGAACTTAAAATTGAACTGTTCTGTGAGCGCACACCAAGAGCATGTGAG aatTTTCTTGCTTTGTGTGCCGGTGGGTTCTACAATGGTTGCACCTTCCACAGGAATATTAAAGGCTTTATTGTTCAGACTGGAGATCCTACAG GCACAGGCAAAGGTGGAACAAGTATCTGGGGTCGCAAATTTGAAGATGAATTCAGTGAACACTTGAAA cataATGTGAGAGGAGTTGTCTCAATGGCAAACAATGGCCCCAACTCAAATGGCTCACAGTTTTTCTTCACATATGGCAAACAGCCTCATCTGGACATGAAGTACACAGTGTTTGGAAA GATTATCGATGGCTTGGAAACACTGGACGAACTAGAGAAGCTGCCCGTCAATGAAAAGACATTTCAACCGCTGACTGAAACGCGGATAAAAGATGTGACCATTCATGCTAACCCTTTTGCTGGATAG
- the ppil3 gene encoding peptidyl-prolyl cis-trans isomerase-like 3 isoform X1 codes for MLQAVTLHTDLGELKIELFCERTPRACENFLALCAGGFYNGCTFHRNIKGFIVQTGDPTGTGKGGTSIWGRKFEDEFSEHLKHNVRGVVSMANNGPNSNGSQFFFTYGKQPHLDMKYTVFGKIIDGLETLDELEKLPVNEKTFQPLTETRIKDVTIHANPFAG; via the exons ATGTTACAGGCTGTTACCCTTCATACAGATCTAGGAGAACTTAAAATTGAACTGTTCTGTGAGCGCACACCAAGAGCATGTGAG aatTTTCTTGCTTTGTGTGCCGGTGGGTTCTACAATGGTTGCACCTTCCACAGGAATATTAAAGGCTTTATTGTTCAGACTGGAGATCCTACAG GCACAGGCAAAGGTGGAACAAGTATCTGGGGTCGCAAATTTGAAGATGAATTCAGTGAACACTTGAAA cataATGTGAGAGGAGTTGTCTCAATGGCAAACAATGGCCCCAACTCAAATGGCTCACAGTTTTTCTTCACATATGGCAAACAGCCTCATCTGGACATGAAGTACACAGTGTTTGGAAA GATTATCGATGGCTTGGAAACACTGGACGAACTAGAGAAGCTGCCCGTCAATGAAAAGACATTTCAACCGCTGACTGAAACGCGGATAAAAGATGTGACCATTCATGCTAACCCTTTTGCTGGATAG
- the lrrc8ab gene encoding volume-regulated anion channel subunit LRRC8A has protein sequence MIPITELRYFVDTQPAYRILKPWWDVFTDYISIVMLMISVFGGTLQITQDKMICLPCKWVVNETCRRNFNSTLSTPLFLEPKGIQYDLDRHQYNYVDAVCYENKLHWFAKYFPYLVLLHTLIFLACSNFWFKFPRTSSKLEHFVSILLKCFDSPWTTRALSETVVEESDPKPMKINGSIDHKGSVISEDVEASVPMLQRTKTRFEQGIVDRSETGVLDKKEGEQAKALFEKVKKFRIHVEEGDIVYRLYIRQTIIKVIKFILIICYTGYYVHDIKFSVDCSVNIESLTGYSVYRCAHPLATLFKILACFYISLVVVYGLICMYTLCWMLRRSLKKYSFESIREESSYSDIPDVKNDFAFMLHMIDQYDPLYSKRFAVFLSEVSENKLRQLNLNNEWTLDKLRQRITKNSQEKLELHLFMLSGIPDTVFDLMELEVLKLELIPDVTIPPIIAQLVNLREMWLYHTPAKIEAPALAFLRENLKSLHIKFTDIKEIPLWIYSLKNLSELHLTGNLSAENNRYIVIDGLRELKRLKVLRLKSNLTKLPQVVTDVGMHLQKLSINNEGTKLMVLNSLKKMVNLTELELIRCDLERIPHSIFSLHNLQEIDLKDNNLKTIEEIISFQHLHRLVCLKLWYNQIAYIPIQIGTLTNLEKLYLNRNKIEKIPSQLFYCRKLRFLDLSHNNLTHIPTDIGFLQNLQYLAVTANRIESLPNELFQCKKLRTLNLGNNCLQSLPSRFGELTGLTQLELRGNRLECLPVELGECRQLKRTGLIVEEDLFNTLPTEVKEQLWKVDKEQT, from the exons ATGATCCCCATCACTGAGCTGCGGTACTTTGTGGACACACAGCCAGCATACCGCATCCTGAAGCCATGGTGGGATGTGTTCACCGACTACATCTCCATTGTTATGCTTATGATTTCTGTGTTTGGAGGGACACTGCAGATCACCCAAGACAAGATGATTTGTCTGCCCTGCAAATGGGTGGTCAATGAGACCTGCAGGAGGAACTTCAATTCCACTCTCTCCACACCGTTGTTCTTGGAGCCCAAAGGGATCCAGTATGACCTGGACCGCCACCAGTACAACTACGTGGATGCTGTGTGCTATGAGAATAAATTGCACTGGTTTGCCAAGTATTTTCCTTACCTAGTGTTACTTCACACCCTTATTTTCCTAGCCTGCAGCAACTTTTGGTTTAAGTTCCCACGGACTAGCTCTAAACTTGAGCACTTTGTATCCATCCTGCTGAAATGCTTTGACTCCCCATGGACGACTAGGGCACTGTCAGAGACAGTGGTTGAAGAGAGCGATCCAAAACCAATGAAAATTAATGGCTCAATTGACCACAAGGGGTCTGTTATAAGTGAGGATGTTGAAGCAAGTGTTCCTATGCTTCAAAGGACAAAGACACGCTTCGAGCAGGGCATTGTAGATAGATCAGAAACAGGGGTGTTGGACAAGAAGGAAGGTGAACAGGCAAAAGCTCTGTTTGAAAAGGTGAAGAAGTTCCGGATACATGTTGAAGAAGGAGACATTGTGTACAGACTGTACATCCGTCAAACTATCATTAAAGTCATCAAGTTTATTTTGATAATCTGTTACACAGGGTATTACGTCCACGATATTAAATTCAGTGTTGACTGTTCAGTAAATATAGAGAGTCTAACAGGTTACAGTGTGTACCGTTGTGCTCACCCATTGgcaacactttttaaaatcttagCCTGTTTCTACATTAGCTTAGTGGTGGTGTATGGTTTGATCTGCATGTACACACTGTGCTGGATGCTTCGGCGTTCTTTAAAGAAGTATTCCTTTGAGTCAATACGGGAGGAGAGCAGCTACAGTGACATACCCGATGTGAAGAATGACTTTGCATTCATGTTGCACATGATAGACCAGTATGACCCTCTGTACTCTAAACGCTTTGCTGTCTTCCTCTCAGAAGTAAGTGAAAATAAGCTGAGGCAACTCAACCTCAACAATGAATGGACACTTGACAAGCTCAGGCAGAGAATAACTAAGAACTCTCAGGAGAAGTTGGAGTTGCACCTTTTCATGCTTAGTGGTATTCCAGACACAGTGTTtgacctgatggagcttgaggTTCTTAAACTGGAGCTTATCCCAGATGTCACCATTCCCCCGATTATTGCTCAGCTGGTCAACCTACGAGAGATGTGGCTTTATCACACCCCAGCAAAAATTGAAGCTCCCGCGTTGGCTTTTTTGCGTGAGAACTTGAAGTCTCTGCACATCAAGTTCACTGACATCAAAGAGATTCCCTTATGGATCTACAGCTTGAAGAATCTCAGTGAGCTTCATCTAACGGGGAATCTCAGTGCTGAGAACAACCGTTACATTGTTATTGATGGTCTGCGGGAGCTCAAGAGGCTCAAAGTTCTTCGTCTAAAGAGCAATCTCACCAAGCTACCTCAGGTGGTGACTGACGTGGGTATGCACCTCCAGAAGCTTTCCATCAATAACGAAGGCACCAAGCTGATGGTGCTGAACAGCCTGAAGAAGATGGTGAACCTGACAGAACTGGAGCTCATTCGCTGTGATCTAGAACGCATACCACACTCCATCTTCAGTTTGCACAACTTACAGGAGATTGATCTGAAGGACAACAACCTGAAAACCATTGAAGAGATCATCAGTTTCCAGCACCTTCATCGGCTAGTCTGCCTTAAGCTCTGGTATAACCAGATTGCCTACATTCCCATCCAGATTGGCACACTGACCAACCTGGAGAAGCTGTACCTGAACAGAAACAAGATTGAGAAGATTCCCAGCCAGTTGTTTTATTGCCGTAAGCTGCGCTTCCTGGACCTTAGCCATAACAACCTGACCCACATCCCAACAGACATTGGCTTCCTACAGAATCTTCAGTATCTGGCAGTAACAGCCAACAGG ATTGAGAGTCTTCCTAATGAGCTGTTCCAGTGCAAGAAGCTTCGCACTTTGAATTTGGGGAACAATTGCCTACAGTCCCTGCCATCACGATTTGGAGAGCTGACCGGGTTGACACAGCTAGAGCTGAGAGGAAACCGTTTAGAGTGTCTGCCTGTGGAGCTGGGTGAGTGCCGACAGCTAAAGAGAACTGGTCTCATTGTGGAGGAGGACCTCTTCAACACCCTGCCCACAGAGGTTAAGGAACAGTTATGGAAAGTTGACAAAGAGCAAACTTAA